AGTTCGGGCGGCTCGACGAGCCCGCGGGCGCGCAGGCGGACCGTCACCAGCTCCACGGGTTCCTCGGGCGAGGCGTGCCCGTACCGGCGCTCGTGGGCCGCGTGGAAGCGCTCCTCGACGCGGTCGAGTTCGTCGCCGTCGAGGTCGCCCTCGACGGACACCGACAGGTCGAACGACTGGCCAGCGTACCGGAGATCGAGCGTGCGCTCGAACGCCATCGCGTCGTCCGCGCGGCCGGCGTCGCGCAGTTCCGCCCGGCCCTCGGCCTCGAACTCGGCGAACGCGTCGCGGACGGCGGCCGGGTCCACGTCGTCCAGGCGGCGCACCATCGAGGTGGAGTAGTCGTACACCACGTCGCTGATGAGCAGCCCGAGCGCCGAGAGCACGCCGGCGGCCCGCGGGACGACCACCTCGGGGATGTCGAGGGCGTCCGCGAGCGCGGTCGCGTGGAGGGGCCCGGCGCCGCCGAAGGCGACGAGCGCGAACTCGCGGGGGTCGTAGCCGCGCTCGACGCTGACGACCCGCAGCGCGCGGCGCATGTTCGCGTTCGCCACGTCGAGCAGCCCCCGGGCGGCGGCCTCCGTCGCCTCGGGGTCGCCGGCGACGGTCTCGGCGAGGGGCACGAACGCCTCCCGCACCGCCGCGGCGTCGCGACCGAGCGCGTCCGGGAGGAACCCCGAGGGGTCGATGCGGCCGAGCACGAGGTGGGCGTCGGTGACGGTCGGCTCGCTCCCGCCGCGGTTGTAGCAGACCGGCCCGGGCTGAGCGCCGGCCGAGCGCGGGCCGACGCGCAGGGCGCCGCCCGTGTCCACGTAGCCGATCGAGCCGCCGCCGGCGCCGACGGTGTGGATGTCGACCGTGGGCACGGAGACGGGGTACTCGCCGACCTCGGTGTCCGTCGTCACGAGCGGGTCGCCGTCGCGCACGAGGCTCACGTCGCAGGAGGTGCCGCCCATGTCCATCGTGATCAGGTCGTCGACGCCGCGGCGGCCCGCGACGTGGGTGGCGCCGCGGACGCCCGCCGCGGGGCCCGAGAGGAGGGTGTTGACGGGG
This genomic stretch from Halobaculum roseum harbors:
- a CDS encoding hydantoinase/oxoprolinase family protein — its product is MTDDHAPAGTRVGVDVGGTFTDLVTVRDGRIRVDKTPSTPDAPDEGVVTGLRELDAPLAEVDFLGHGTTVATNAVLEGEWADTALLTTEGFRDAVEIGRQTRPDIYDFDATKPDPVVPRDRRFEVPERVDERGAVLRDLDEATVRARARDLRESGVESVAVSLLFSFEHPAHERRVREILREEGVDASVSLSSDVLPEIREYERTLTTAMNAALKPVMDAYLGSLAAAAGDLGVDAPLRVMGSNGGLMAADAARERPVNTLLSGPAAGVRGATHVAGRRGVDDLITMDMGGTSCDVSLVRDGDPLVTTDTEVGEYPVSVPTVDIHTVGAGGGSIGYVDTGGALRVGPRSAGAQPGPVCYNRGGSEPTVTDAHLVLGRIDPSGFLPDALGRDAAAVREAFVPLAETVAGDPEATEAAARGLLDVANANMRRALRVVSVERGYDPREFALVAFGGAGPLHATALADALDIPEVVVPRAAGVLSALGLLISDVVYDYSTSMVRRLDDVDPAAVRDAFAEFEAEGRAELRDAGRADDAMAFERTLDLRYAGQSFDLSVSVEGDLDGDELDRVEERFHAAHERRYGHASPEEPVELVTVRLRARGLVEPPELAVEERAGDPDDAITETRRVGFGDGDRDTPVYDRERLPTDAAFDGPAVVEGSESTVVVHPGQRARVDGDANLVVDTGGDGE